The Deltaproteobacteria bacterium genomic sequence CGGAGGCGCCGAAACCGGCGGAGGCGGGGCGGGCGCCGGCGGCGGCAGCTCGATGTCGTCGATCGAAACGTCGAACTCCTTGAAATGGATGGGAGGGCCCTTCGGTTCGCCGGGCAGGAGAGATCCCGGCAGAATCCCCTCCCGGCCTCTCGCCGGGGCGACGGCATCCGGCTTCCCGGTCTCGTCCTCCACCTCCTCGAGGACGTCGCTGAAATCCCAATGCTCGTCTCCCGGGGGGGGCTCCTGCGGCGTTGCGGCGCGCGGGGCCTCGATCGGCGCGGTCAGGGCGGCATCCACCTTGGCCATGAGTTCCCGGGTTTCGAACGGCTTGAAAAGGACTCCCTTCGCGCCGCACTCCCGGAGGCGTCCCTCGTCGATCGGAACGATGGTCCCCGAGAGGATCAGGACGGGGATTCTCGCGGTCGCGGCCGACGCCTGAAGCTCCGCGGCGACGCCGTACCCGTCCCTTCCGGGCAGCGTGATGTCGGCGACCACGAGGTCGGGCATCATCTCTCCCGCGAGGCGAACGGCATCCTCGCCGTTGTCCACGGCCGTGATCGCGAAATCGGATTGGGCGAAGGCTAGCTCGAAGACCTTCCGGATCGTTATGCTGTCTTCGGCGAGCAGGATTTTTTTCGGCATCGTCCCCCCGGGTTGGCCTTCATTTTAGGGAGTTTCCGTCATCTTTTCAACATATAGGAAATCCACTTCCCCGCGGTCCGGGTCGGCCCGGCGGACGCGGACCCGGACACGGTCGCCCAGAGCGATCGTTCGCCTCCGGTAGATCCCCTCCCACGCCATCCGGTCCGCGGAGAACCGGTACTCGTCGTCGCGCAGGGTGGATACGTGGACCATCCCTTCCACCATCCAATCCGCCAGGGTGACGAAGAAGCCCGAAGACGACAGCGAGGAGACGGATCCCTCGAAGACGCGGCCCACCTTTCCCTCCATGAAGAGCGCCTTGGCGCGCTGCTCCACGGCCCGCTCGGCGTCCATCGCCACCCGCTCCCTGGCGGAGAGGTGGGTTCCGATCTCGGTCCCCATCGAAGCGAGCGCCCGGAGGTACGGCGCGAGGCTCGTGTCTCCCAGCGCCGTTTTCAGCGCCCGGTGCGCCACGAGGTCGGGGTATCGTCGGATCGGCGACGTGAAATGGGTGTACCGCGGAAGCGCCAGGCCGAAGTGCCCCTTGGTCTCGGGACCGTACCGGGCGAGCATGAGACTGCGCAGGATCATCATGTGGACGGGGCGCTCGTACTTTCCCCCCCTCGCGATATCCGCCCAGGCCTGGAGCCGGGAGGCCACATCCCGGCGGTCGGTCGCCCTGGACCTCCGGAGGAGGCGGCCCGCCACCGCCTCGAACTCCTCCACCTTCTCCGCGGCGGGCTCCTCGTGGATCCGGAAGAGGAACGGGTCGCCGCGGCGGGACAGGAACTCCGCCACCGCGGCGTTCGCGACCAGCATGAACTCCTCGATGATCCGGTGCGACTCCCACCGCTCGGATGCCGCGACCGACACCGGCATCCCTCCCTCCACGGCCACCTTCGCTTCCGGCAGATCGAAATCCAGCGCGCCGCGGGCCGAGCGCGCCAGTGCGAGCCATCCGGCCGCGGTCGCCATGTTCCGGAGCATCGGTCCCGTCTCCGCTCCGATCCCTCCATCGGTCGGCTTCCGCCACGCCATGTCCCCGGCGGTGCCGGACAGGAACGCGTGAACCTCCTCGTAGGTCAGGCGCGCCCGGCTCCGGATCACCGAGGGGTAGAAGCGCGGGGCGCCGGTCGCCCCCCCCGGACGAATCGGGACCTCCACGTTCATCGTGAGGCGGTTTTTCCCCGGCTTCAGGCTGCACACGCCCTCCGACAGTTCGCGCGGGAGCATGGGAATGCACCGGTCGGGAAAATAGACGCTCGTGCCCCGGATGTACGCCTCCCGGTCGAGCGGGGACCGCGGTGAAACGTAGTGCCCCACGTCCGCGATGGCGACGTGAAGGCGGAAGCCGTCCCCCTCCGGCGACAGGCAGACGGCGTCGTCGAAATCGCGCGCATCCTCGCCGTCGATGGTGACGAACGGAAGGTCCCTCCGGTCCACGCGCGCCGGGGGACCGCCGGCCTCCCGCCGTTCGCCGCCTTCGAGGTGTTCCGGGTGGACCGACTGCGGGACGAGGGCCGCCTCCTTCGCCACGGGCTCCGGGAAGTCGACCGGGATCTCCAGGGTCGACAGGACGGCAAGGGCGATCGTCTCCATCGTGTGGGATTTTCCCAAGGCCCGCACGACGCGGGCCCGCCCCTCGCGCCCCCGCTCCGGGTAACCGGTCACCTCCGCGAGGACCAGCTCCCCCGGGTCCGCGCGGAATCCGTCGGGGAGGTCCGCCTCGAGGAGAAGGTCGGACTCCCTGTCGCGGAAACGGACGAAGGATCGATTTTCCGTGGGGGCGTATCGACCGACGAAGGACCGGATTCCCCTCTCCAGGATCCTCTCCACCCTCCCGTAGGGCGGGGCGGCCCCGCGCCGGCGCTCGATACGCACCACCACCCGGTCCTTGGGCCACGCGCCGGCCAGGGAGTGGCCCGGGATGCGGACCGCCTGGGCGGCAGGGTCCTCGGGGATGACGAGGGGGCGCCCCTCCCGGGTGAAGCGCAACCGTCCCTCGAAGGTCCGTCCGGCGTCCCCGCTTCGGCGGTCGGGCGCGCTCCCCGCCGTGGCATCGGACGCGGGGACCGGTCCCTTCCCGCGGAGAGGCTGCCTCCTCCCGCGCCTTCCGGCCGGTCTCCCGTCCGGTTCGAGCGCCTTCAGCGCGGCCTTGAAGGCTCGGCGCTCTCCCTTCTCGACGCCCGCCTCCCGGTACCACTCCTTGACGGTGGAAAGGCGCTCCCGCAGCCGTTCCGCGTTCTTCCGGAGCCACCGTTCCCAGTACGCCTGATCGCGCAACCGCTCGTTCTCCATCAAACGGATCTATCACTCATCATACCAGTGCACCGTCTCACAAATACCTTGGCATTCGAGCGCCGCTGCATCCGCTCCAGCTTCGTTGCACAAGTTCGCCGTACTCTCCCGGTACGCCTTCACTTGCGCGCCTTGCGGACGCGGCGCATCGACGCTCTCGGTGCTTCAAGCTATTTGTGAGACGGTACACCCGGCGCCGCGAAGATTGCCACCGGGGCGCAGCGGTGAAGTTCGGATCGGGTCGGTATTTTGGGTTTGCCGGAACGGGAGGTTTTGCTATACTTTTTGCCTTCCGCGCAAGGCGTGCCGAAGTGGCGGAACTGGCAGACGCGCCAGATTCAGGGTCTGGTGTGGGCAACCACGTGGGGGTTCAAATCCCCCCTTCGGCACCAGTCTTTTCCCAATGCCGTCCATGGGGATTTGAACGCGAGCCCGCCGCCGAGCGAGTAGCGAGGAGAAGCGCGACGCACGGGAGCGCGTCAGGCGGGCGAGCCGGCCGGAAGGGCGAAGGCCTGGCTGGCCGGAGCCTCATGGCAAATCCCCCCTTCGGCACTCACCTGATATTCACTTGCCTCAGGCGGTCGAATCCCCCCTTCCACCAATTTCCGGATTTGTACGGGCGGCTGGCCGCCCCGCTCACCCCTCCTTCACGTACTTGACGATGGCGAGGGCGATCTCG encodes the following:
- a CDS encoding response regulator, with translation MPKKILLAEDSITIRKVFELAFAQSDFAITAVDNGEDAVRLAGEMMPDLVVADITLPGRDGYGVAAELQASAATARIPVLILSGTIVPIDEGRLRECGAKGVLFKPFETRELMAKVDAALTAPIEAPRAATPQEPPPGDEHWDFSDVLEEVEDETGKPDAVAPARGREGILPGSLLPGEPKGPPIHFKEFDVSIDDIELPPPAPAPPPPVSAPPPAETPAIRSIPPEEFHLEGSIAEDAPPAVTDLTEAMEEHGEIEEIVDLEEILRETPASAPEVPISPVAAPAAEPSAGTAAVEGGIPSLLREQFAARAEEIFRSVASEAVEKVMWELTDRLTAEFSAKIRESVEAVAWEVIPATAEALIREEIERIRAQAAKPSP
- a CDS encoding VacB/RNase II family 3'-5' exoribonuclease, which produces MENERLRDQAYWERWLRKNAERLRERLSTVKEWYREAGVEKGERRAFKAALKALEPDGRPAGRRGRRQPLRGKGPVPASDATAGSAPDRRSGDAGRTFEGRLRFTREGRPLVIPEDPAAQAVRIPGHSLAGAWPKDRVVVRIERRRGAAPPYGRVERILERGIRSFVGRYAPTENRSFVRFRDRESDLLLEADLPDGFRADPGELVLAEVTGYPERGREGRARVVRALGKSHTMETIALAVLSTLEIPVDFPEPVAKEAALVPQSVHPEHLEGGERREAGGPPARVDRRDLPFVTIDGEDARDFDDAVCLSPEGDGFRLHVAIADVGHYVSPRSPLDREAYIRGTSVYFPDRCIPMLPRELSEGVCSLKPGKNRLTMNVEVPIRPGGATGAPRFYPSVIRSRARLTYEEVHAFLSGTAGDMAWRKPTDGGIGAETGPMLRNMATAAGWLALARSARGALDFDLPEAKVAVEGGMPVSVAASERWESHRIIEEFMLVANAAVAEFLSRRGDPFLFRIHEEPAAEKVEEFEAVAGRLLRRSRATDRRDVASRLQAWADIARGGKYERPVHMMILRSLMLARYGPETKGHFGLALPRYTHFTSPIRRYPDLVAHRALKTALGDTSLAPYLRALASMGTEIGTHLSARERVAMDAERAVEQRAKALFMEGKVGRVFEGSVSSLSSSGFFVTLADWMVEGMVHVSTLRDDEYRFSADRMAWEGIYRRRTIALGDRVRVRVRRADPDRGEVDFLYVEKMTETP